One Rhodospirillales bacterium DNA segment encodes these proteins:
- a CDS encoding biotin--[acetyl-CoA-carboxylase] ligase: MKNLSHLPNFFKPIHHPELASTNDEAKAMANAGAEAGILVVADRQTAGRGRRGRQWDSPVGNLYISIILKPTGGVKAAAAIGCAASLAVSDALGAYLGPDKVAHVKWPNDVLVSKAKISGLLIEATDDPATLVLGVGINLICHPDDTPYPATSLLAETGQTVSPESFLGGFADAFLARYKSWQDCGFAPLRVDWLARATGIGEPITVRLENQQFDGLCKDLDKEGALILDLGGGVVKKFTAGDVFFPPNV; this comes from the coding sequence ATGAAGAACCTTTCGCACCTTCCCAATTTTTTTAAGCCCATTCATCACCCAGAGCTTGCCAGCACCAATGATGAGGCTAAAGCCATGGCAAATGCCGGGGCCGAAGCCGGCATTCTGGTTGTGGCCGATCGCCAAACCGCAGGGCGCGGACGGCGCGGGCGTCAATGGGACAGCCCTGTGGGCAATCTTTATATCTCCATCATCTTGAAGCCAACGGGCGGCGTGAAGGCAGCCGCAGCCATTGGCTGTGCTGCTTCTTTGGCGGTTTCTGATGCCCTTGGGGCCTATCTTGGTCCAGACAAGGTTGCGCATGTGAAATGGCCCAACGATGTTCTGGTATCAAAGGCAAAGATTTCGGGCCTGTTGATCGAAGCAACGGATGACCCAGCAACACTGGTTTTGGGGGTTGGTATCAATCTGATCTGTCATCCAGACGATACACCGTACCCGGCAACGTCGCTTTTGGCAGAGACAGGCCAAACCGTTTCACCAGAATCCTTTTTGGGAGGGTTTGCAGATGCATTTCTTGCGCGCTACAAAAGCTGGCAGGATTGTGGGTTTGCACCTTTGCGGGTTGATTGGTTGGCCCGGGCCACCGGGATTGGCGAACCAATCACCGTTCGATTGGAAAACCAGCAATTTGATGGTTTATGCAAGGATTTAGACAAAGAAGGCGCACTTATCCTTGACCTGGGTGGCGGGGTAGTCAAAAAGTTCACGGCGGGGGATGTTTTCTTCCCCCCCAATGTTTGA
- a CDS encoding type III pantothenate kinase, with amino-acid sequence MLLAIDCGNTNTVMGLYDGAAPTGKFCHIFRMETDAGLILDDYQTRLTHEMRDAGLDAGSITGVVMASVVPGAEPGLKSFARAVSGVEPVVIGSAGVELGIKVEIDNPSEVGADRLVNAVAAHVIYGAGHSGPLIVLDFGTATTFDVVTSDGNYAGGIIAPGINLAVKALGDGAALLPKIEVVKPDRVIGTGTVSAMQSGIYWGYMGLIEGIVTRIRASYGQGVPFKVIATGGLAPLFADGTDVIDVTDPDLTLHGLVLLHQMNGAAS; translated from the coding sequence ATGTTGTTGGCAATTGATTGCGGAAACACGAACACGGTGATGGGCCTGTATGATGGCGCGGCACCGACGGGCAAGTTTTGCCATATTTTTCGCATGGAAACCGATGCTGGCCTGATACTGGATGATTATCAAACGCGGCTCACCCATGAGATGCGGGATGCCGGATTGGATGCCGGGTCAATCACAGGCGTGGTCATGGCATCCGTGGTTCCCGGTGCAGAACCGGGTCTCAAATCGTTTGCCCGGGCCGTATCAGGCGTTGAACCGGTGGTGATCGGCAGTGCAGGGGTTGAACTTGGCATCAAGGTTGAAATTGATAACCCATCAGAAGTGGGTGCAGACCGATTGGTGAATGCGGTTGCGGCCCATGTCATCTATGGTGCCGGTCATTCGGGGCCATTGATTGTGTTGGATTTTGGCACAGCAACGACTTTTGATGTGGTGACGAGTGATGGCAATTATGCAGGCGGCATTATTGCCCCGGGCATCAACCTTGCGGTTAAGGCCTTGGGTGACGGTGCTGCATTGTTGCCGAAAATTGAAGTGGTAAAGCCGGACCGGGTGATTGGGACGGGGACAGTTTCTGCCATGCAGTCTGGAATTTATTGGGGGTATATGGGTTTGATTGAAGGAATCGTTACACGCATCAGGGCATCTTATGGGCAAGGCGTGCCCTTCAAGGTGATCGCCACCGGGGGCCTTGCGCCGTTGTTTGCAGATGGCACCGATGTCATCGATGTGACAGACCCTGATCTGACGCTCCATGGCCTTGTTCTGCTTCATCAGATGAACGGGGCTGCTTCATGA
- a CDS encoding ribonuclease J, whose product MNSENLVIEAARDGLVYLPIGGAGEIGMNFYLYGCQGKWIAVECGITFGNETTPGIDVMMADPAFLETVKDDLLGIVLTHAHEDHQGATAHLWPRLECPVYATAFTCGLVRTKIAEAGLESQVPLKEMALKSSIELGPFKISLITVTHSILEPNALSIETPFGTLIHTGDWKLDPDPLIGDVADETTFRKLGDKGVLAMVCDSTNVFVEGDSGSEGQVREALVDVIGQYKDKGRVAVACFASNMARVESISHAARANGRDVALVGRSLWKYTEIARDCGYIADVPPFLTEHDAGFLPPSKVLLICTGSQGERGSALARISEGDHPVVLEPGDTVLFSSRNIPGNERGIYAMQNRLARMGAEIVTSRNAPIHVSGHPARDELAKLYEWVRPEISVPMHGESRHLMEHAGLARELGVKQSFVVSNGNALKLAPGNAEIVGQVPTGRLGIDGNRLVVVDEDVFRERRRMTFGGMAFVTVALDHKDRLVSAPSITLRGLGTQKEESNTADDMAFEIEQALEKLGKKPGKKSSRKRVDHRDDAIAEQVRRAARRAIKRNLGKKPGIEVHIFRL is encoded by the coding sequence ATGAACAGTGAAAACCTTGTTATAGAGGCCGCCCGCGACGGATTGGTCTATCTTCCCATTGGCGGTGCCGGTGAAATTGGCATGAATTTCTATCTCTATGGCTGTCAGGGAAAATGGATCGCTGTTGAATGCGGCATTACGTTTGGCAATGAAACGACGCCGGGCATTGATGTCATGATGGCGGACCCGGCCTTTCTTGAAACGGTGAAAGACGATCTGTTGGGCATTGTTTTGACCCATGCCCATGAAGATCACCAAGGTGCCACGGCCCATCTTTGGCCCCGGCTTGAATGTCCCGTTTACGCGACGGCCTTTACGTGTGGTTTGGTGCGCACAAAAATTGCCGAAGCTGGCCTTGAAAGCCAAGTGCCGCTCAAAGAAATGGCCTTAAAATCATCCATTGAACTGGGGCCGTTTAAAATCAGCCTGATTACGGTGACCCATTCGATTTTGGAACCCAATGCCCTGTCGATCGAGACCCCGTTTGGGACCTTGATCCATACCGGTGACTGGAAACTGGACCCCGATCCATTGATTGGCGACGTGGCCGATGAAACAACCTTTCGCAAATTGGGGGACAAGGGCGTTCTTGCCATGGTTTGCGATTCAACCAATGTTTTTGTCGAAGGCGATTCCGGCTCCGAAGGTCAGGTTAGAGAGGCTCTGGTCGATGTTATCGGGCAATATAAAGATAAAGGCCGGGTTGCGGTCGCGTGTTTTGCATCCAACATGGCGCGGGTTGAATCTATTTCTCATGCGGCGCGGGCCAATGGCCGTGATGTTGCCCTTGTGGGGCGCTCGCTTTGGAAATACACGGAAATTGCCCGCGATTGTGGCTACATCGCCGATGTGCCACCATTTTTGACAGAACATGATGCCGGATTTTTGCCGCCATCCAAGGTTCTGTTGATTTGCACTGGCTCTCAGGGGGAACGGGGGTCTGCGCTGGCTCGCATTTCTGAAGGCGATCATCCGGTCGTGCTCGAACCCGGCGACACCGTTCTTTTTTCTTCGCGCAATATCCCCGGCAATGAACGGGGCATTTATGCCATGCAGAACCGGCTGGCCCGGATGGGAGCAGAGATTGTGACGTCTCGGAATGCGCCGATCCATGTTTCTGGCCATCCCGCCCGAGACGAGCTGGCAAAATTATATGAATGGGTGCGCCCTGAAATAAGCGTTCCCATGCATGGGGAGTCGCGCCACCTGATGGAACATGCAGGCTTGGCGCGCGAACTGGGCGTTAAACAATCTTTCGTGGTGTCCAACGGCAATGCGCTGAAATTGGCGCCGGGGAATGCAGAAATTGTTGGCCAGGTCCCAACGGGGCGTCTGGGTATTGATGGCAATCGTTTGGTTGTGGTCGATGAGGACGTGTTCCGGGAACGCCGCCGCATGACCTTTGGGGGCATGGCATTTGTTACCGTGGCGTTGGACCACAAAGACCGGCTTGTCAGCGCGCCTTCGATCACGCTACGCGGTTTGGGCACCCAAAAAGAAGAATCCAATACCGCCGATGACATGGCTTTCGAAATTGAACAGGCACTGGAGAAGTTGGGCAAGAAACCGGGTAAAAAATCAAGTCGGAAACGGGTTGATCATAGGGACGATGCCATTGCCGAACAGGTTCGTCGTGCAGCCCGGCGCGCCATCAAACGCAATCTTGGTAAAAAGCCGGGCATTGAGGTTCACATTTTTCGCCTATAA
- a CDS encoding DUF1467 family protein, translating to MNWFTGIMVYVIVWWMVLFTTLPFGNRASDNPELGHADSAPEKPRMWIKAAVTTGIATVVWGVIYWVIDSNLISLR from the coding sequence ATGAACTGGTTTACGGGTATCATGGTTTACGTGATCGTGTGGTGGATGGTGTTGTTTACAACACTGCCCTTTGGCAATCGGGCGTCGGATAATCCGGAACTGGGCCATGCCGACAGTGCGCCTGAAAAACCCAGAATGTGGATTAAAGCAGCCGTTACCACGGGGATCGCCACAGTGGTCTGGGGGGTAATTTATTGGGTGATTGACTCAAACCTTATCTCGCTTCGCTAA
- a CDS encoding DNA-3-methyladenine glycosylase I, translating into MSYCETSNGHPIHGPHHDDEYGRPVSKDAVLFERMALEINQAGLSWLLILKKREALFDAFEGFDLARVAAYGNLDISRLMGNAGIIRNRRKIDAVIENARRLCVIKETHGGFKPWLDAHHPLTLPEWVKLMRKTFVFMGPEVVNEFMMSTGYLPGAHDADCPIAKTIAKLSPPWMCAAPEGGW; encoded by the coding sequence ATGAGCTATTGTGAAACCTCTAATGGTCATCCCATTCACGGCCCCCATCATGACGATGAATATGGTCGCCCTGTTTCAAAAGATGCTGTTTTGTTCGAACGGATGGCATTGGAAATCAATCAAGCAGGCCTTTCATGGCTTTTGATTTTAAAAAAACGCGAAGCCCTTTTTGATGCCTTCGAAGGGTTTGATTTGGCCCGGGTTGCTGCGTATGGGAACCTGGATATTTCCAGGCTTATGGGGAATGCGGGCATTATTCGCAATCGTCGAAAGATCGACGCGGTGATTGAAAATGCCCGTCGCCTGTGTGTGATTAAGGAAACCCATGGGGGATTCAAACCCTGGCTTGATGCCCATCACCCTTTGACATTGCCTGAATGGGTGAAATTGATGCGCAAGACATTTGTTTTTATGGGGCCAGAAGTGGTCAATGAATTCATGATGAGCACGGGCTATCTTCCCGGTGCCCATGATGCAGACTGCCCAATTGCAAAAACCATTGCGAAACTTTCCCCGCCATGGATGTGCGCGGCACCCGAAGGCGGCTGGTAA
- a CDS encoding diguanylate cyclase: protein MVEKRKSPKKRAPVKSRAKSGTKSARPEKTLCAHFGLTKKEIASRVDYFGLDGRQFQKDINELHQIIDPVIDEIVGDFYQHLKRFPIAHRFLAPKGMTRRLLKTLTDYLLTLGGDIHSTAYIDSRLKVGIIHEKIGLDQKWYLGAYGNLSAIITKHLAIEMAEHPKMNLPRLVATMDKVLMFDASLGIDTYHFESLSTSRTLLNQVQAAEAKLKEASRHDTLTGVYNRAAFLSLLDNEMQRFHRYDRPITVLFIDFDHFKNINDTQGHAFGDTVLMSAVKVIQGSIRGPDFVGRYGGEELVVTLVECGKEEGQKIAERIRENIANHKFQKRNSKISKKVTVSIGLYAPTRRQKNVGNILRHADRAMYVAKAKGRNRVVTYKTGISAKTP, encoded by the coding sequence ATGGTTGAAAAAAGAAAATCACCAAAGAAACGGGCACCTGTGAAATCCAGGGCAAAATCAGGCACAAAATCAGCCCGGCCTGAAAAAACGCTTTGTGCGCATTTTGGCCTGACCAAAAAAGAAATTGCGAGCCGCGTTGATTATTTCGGTTTGGATGGACGCCAATTTCAGAAAGACATCAATGAACTGCACCAGATCATTGACCCGGTCATTGATGAAATCGTTGGTGATTTTTATCAGCACCTGAAGCGCTTTCCCATTGCCCATCGGTTTCTAGCACCCAAGGGCATGACGCGGCGCTTACTGAAAACCCTGACCGACTATCTATTGACCCTGGGCGGGGATATTCACAGCACCGCCTATATCGACAGTCGTCTTAAAGTCGGGATCATCCATGAAAAAATTGGCCTTGATCAAAAATGGTACCTTGGGGCCTATGGCAATTTGTCTGCCATCATCACCAAACATCTCGCCATTGAAATGGCAGAACATCCCAAAATGAACCTCCCACGCCTTGTTGCCACCATGGACAAGGTTTTGATGTTTGATGCATCGCTTGGCATTGACACTTATCATTTTGAATCCCTTTCCACCTCACGAACCCTTTTGAACCAAGTGCAGGCAGCAGAAGCCAAATTAAAAGAAGCCTCCCGCCACGATACACTGACAGGTGTTTATAACCGGGCGGCCTTCCTGAGTTTGTTGGACAATGAGATGCAACGGTTCCACCGTTACGATCGGCCCATCACGGTTTTGTTCATTGATTTTGACCATTTTAAAAATATCAATGACACCCAGGGCCATGCTTTCGGGGACACTGTTTTAATGTCCGCCGTCAAGGTCATCCAGGGGTCCATTCGCGGGCCAGATTTTGTCGGGCGTTATGGTGGCGAAGAACTGGTCGTAACCTTGGTCGAATGCGGCAAGGAAGAAGGCCAAAAAATTGCCGAACGCATCCGCGAAAACATCGCGAACCACAAATTTCAAAAACGAAATTCCAAAATCAGTAAAAAAGTGACCGTTTCCATTGGTCTGTATGCACCGACACGGCGCCAAAAAAATGTTGGAAATATTCTCCGTCATGCCGACCGTGCCATGTATGTCGCAAAAGCCAAGGGCCGAAACCGGGTCGTGACCTACAAAACCGGCATCAGCGCCAAGACCCCCTAA
- a CDS encoding proline--tRNA ligase → MRLSKYFMPTLKENPKEAEIVSHRLMLRAGMVRQSSAGIYSWLPLGQRVLEKVSQIVREEQDRAGAQEMLMPTIQPAEIWQRSGRYDDYGPEMLRITDRHDRELLFGPTNEEMITEIFAGSLRSYKDLPKLLYHIQWKFRDEVRPRFGVMRGREFLMKDCYSFDLDYDSAVRSYRQMFVSYLRTFARMGLKAIPMEADTGPIGGDLSHEFIVLADTGESEVYCDSDVLDVDVLETDIDYGDDDALGAVIDRFTALYARTEEKHDGEVFEKDVPEKRRYHGRGIEVGQVFYFGTKYSIPMGAEVVGPDGKNIPVEMGSYGIGVSRLVGAIIEANHDENGILWPDAVAPFQVHLINLRAGDAQCDTACDGVYESLGKAGVEVLYDDRDGRPGVKFADADLIGLPWRLVIGPRGLKEDRVEVKRRDGTVDEETSLENAVARLIDAISTKKGG, encoded by the coding sequence ATGCGTCTTTCAAAATATTTTATGCCCACCCTAAAAGAAAACCCCAAGGAAGCAGAGATTGTTTCCCATCGTCTGATGTTGCGTGCCGGTATGGTGCGCCAGTCTTCAGCGGGGATATATTCATGGCTGCCCCTGGGGCAAAGGGTTCTGGAAAAGGTCAGCCAAATTGTTCGCGAAGAACAGGACCGTGCCGGTGCTCAGGAAATGCTGATGCCAACCATCCAGCCCGCAGAAATTTGGCAACGGTCCGGGCGATATGATGATTACGGCCCGGAAATGTTGCGCATCACCGATCGTCACGATCGTGAATTGTTGTTTGGTCCAACCAACGAAGAAATGATCACCGAGATTTTTGCCGGCTCCTTGCGCAGTTACAAAGACCTGCCGAAGCTTTTGTATCATATCCAGTGGAAATTCCGCGATGAAGTGCGCCCGCGTTTCGGGGTCATGCGGGGCCGCGAATTTTTGATGAAGGATTGTTATTCGTTCGATCTGGATTATGACAGTGCGGTGCGTTCCTATCGCCAGATGTTCGTATCCTATCTTCGGACGTTTGCGCGTATGGGATTAAAGGCCATTCCCATGGAGGCCGATACCGGCCCGATCGGTGGTGATCTCAGCCATGAATTTATTGTTTTGGCCGATACAGGCGAAAGCGAGGTCTATTGCGATTCTGACGTTCTGGATGTGGATGTTTTGGAAACCGATATTGATTACGGCGATGATGATGCACTGGGTGCGGTGATTGATCGTTTCACGGCCCTTTATGCCCGAACAGAAGAAAAACATGATGGGGAAGTGTTTGAAAAAGACGTGCCAGAAAAACGTCGCTACCACGGCCGGGGCATTGAGGTCGGCCAGGTGTTTTATTTCGGGACCAAATATTCTATCCCAATGGGGGCCGAAGTCGTTGGCCCAGATGGCAAAAATATTCCCGTCGAAATGGGCTCCTATGGCATTGGTGTTTCGCGTCTGGTGGGTGCAATCATCGAGGCCAACCATGATGAAAATGGCATCTTATGGCCCGATGCGGTGGCACCCTTTCAGGTTCACTTGATCAACCTTCGTGCGGGCGACGCCCAATGCGATACGGCGTGTGACGGGGTTTATGAAAGCCTTGGCAAAGCCGGGGTAGAGGTTTTGTACGATGATCGCGATGGCCGGCCCGGGGTGAAATTTGCCGATGCGGATTTAATCGGCCTGCCTTGGCGGCTGGTGATTGGGCCCAGAGGATTGAAAGAAGACCGGGTCGAAGTAAAGCGTCGCGATGGCACCGTGGATGAAGAAACATCCCTTGAAAATGCTGTGGCACGGTTGATTGACGCCATTTCCACGAAAAAGGGCGGCTGA
- a CDS encoding lipoprotein-releasing ABC transporter permease subunit — MAFAPFERLLALRYLRARRREGFISVIVGFSLAGISLGVATLIIVMAVMNGFRQELLTRILGVGGHLTVHASSSLQGGDDAVVARIKKIQGVKAAVPLLSGQAMATHRRRAAGVVVQGMRPSDLALRPIIAGNLKAGKMSDFKGRDTVLVGSRFASRFGLLVGDKITLVAPSGNVTAFGTMPRMKAYRVVGMFEVGMYEYDSNFVYMPLAAAQIFFRRVGRASNIEVMVDNPDQVGAFRAKIKNALGPNIRIRDWQQSNASFFTAIQVERNVMFLILTLIILVAAFNVISGMIMLVKDKGRDIAILRTMGASRGAIMRVFFMTGASVGVVGTAIGFGLGLAFAKNIETIRGWIEGLSGTELFSAEIYFLSRLPAKIDSSEVIAVVLMSLALSFLATLYPAWRAAKLDPVEALRYE, encoded by the coding sequence ATGGCTTTCGCGCCCTTTGAACGATTGCTGGCCCTTCGATACCTTCGGGCCCGACGCCGAGAGGGATTTATTTCCGTGATCGTTGGGTTTTCCCTTGCCGGTATTTCGCTGGGCGTTGCGACCTTGATTATCGTCATGGCGGTCATGAACGGGTTTCGTCAGGAATTGCTAACCAGAATTCTGGGCGTTGGCGGGCATTTGACCGTCCATGCGTCATCGTCACTTCAAGGGGGCGATGATGCGGTGGTGGCCAGAATTAAAAAAATCCAGGGCGTCAAGGCAGCGGTGCCATTGTTATCGGGCCAAGCCATGGCAACGCACCGCCGGCGCGCAGCCGGTGTGGTTGTTCAGGGCATGCGTCCCTCTGATCTTGCATTACGGCCCATCATTGCGGGCAACCTGAAGGCCGGTAAAATGTCTGATTTCAAAGGCCGCGATACGGTCTTGGTGGGGTCCAGATTTGCATCACGATTTGGGTTGTTGGTCGGTGATAAAATCACCTTGGTTGCGCCCAGTGGCAACGTCACCGCATTTGGCACCATGCCACGGATGAAAGCATATCGTGTGGTCGGCATGTTTGAAGTGGGCATGTATGAATATGATTCCAATTTTGTCTATATGCCGTTGGCGGCTGCACAAATATTTTTCAGACGTGTCGGCCGGGCATCAAACATCGAAGTGATGGTTGATAATCCAGATCAGGTTGGCGCGTTTCGGGCAAAGATCAAAAATGCCCTTGGTCCCAATATCCGCATCAGGGATTGGCAACAGAGCAATGCCAGTTTCTTCACTGCCATTCAGGTTGAACGCAATGTCATGTTTTTGATCCTGACCCTGATCATTCTGGTGGCGGCCTTTAATGTGATTTCCGGGATGATTATGTTGGTCAAGGACAAGGGCCGCGACATCGCAATCTTGCGCACCATGGGTGCCAGCCGGGGGGCGATTATGCGGGTCTTCTTTATGACCGGCGCATCGGTGGGCGTGGTTGGCACCGCCATCGGCTTTGGTCTTGGCCTTGCCTTTGCAAAGAACATCGAAACCATCCGGGGCTGGATCGAAGGGCTTAGCGGCACAGAATTATTTTCGGCAGAAATATACTTTCTATCGCGTCTGCCCGCCAAAATAGATTCGTCCGAAGTAATCGCCGTGGTCTTGATGTCCTTGGCGCTGTCCTTCCTTGCCACGTTGTATCCGGCATGGCGGGCGGCAAAGCTCGATCCGGTGGAGGCATTACGATATGAGTGA
- a CDS encoding ABC transporter ATP-binding protein, which translates to MSDAALKLSGIKRGFREGDARLEVLTGVDLEIQPGEIIALTGVSGSGKSTLLHIAGLLEKADSGEISLAGVDVTTLSEAARTQLRARHLGFVYQFHHLLPEFSAEENIMLPGMIAGKARADALARARELLGLVGLEARALHRPSELSGGEQQRVAIARALTNAPSLLLADEPTGNLDPGTAQQVFDLLLTVVKGTGRAALIATHNTELAARMDRTIAIEDGKLIET; encoded by the coding sequence ATGAGTGATGCAGCCCTGAAGCTTTCTGGCATCAAGCGTGGATTCCGTGAAGGGGATGCGCGTTTGGAAGTGTTGACCGGTGTTGATCTGGAAATTCAACCCGGCGAAATTATCGCGCTGACGGGGGTGTCAGGTTCCGGAAAATCAACCTTGCTGCACATTGCCGGTCTTTTGGAAAAAGCCGATTCCGGTGAGATCAGCTTGGCAGGTGTTGATGTCACAACACTTTCCGAGGCCGCGCGCACACAGTTGCGGGCGCGCCACCTTGGGTTTGTTTATCAATTTCACCATTTGTTGCCGGAATTTTCCGCAGAAGAAAACATCATGTTGCCGGGCATGATTGCGGGGAAAGCCCGTGCAGATGCTTTGGCCCGTGCGCGTGAATTGCTGGGCCTCGTTGGTCTTGAAGCGCGCGCACTGCACCGGCCCTCGGAACTTTCAGGCGGCGAACAACAGCGCGTGGCTATTGCCCGGGCACTGACCAATGCGCCTTCGTTGCTTTTGGCCGATGAACCGACCGGAAACCTTGATCCGGGCACGGCCCAACAAGTCTTTGATCTGTTGTTAACGGTGGTGAAGGGAACCGGGCGTGCAGCTTTGATTGCCACCCATAATACAGAGCTGGCCGCACGCATGGACCGCACCATTGCCATTGAAGACGGCAAACTGATCGAAACCTGA